A region of Natribaculum luteum DNA encodes the following proteins:
- a CDS encoding HalX domain-containing protein: MSDGPDVLVVDDETQLADLFAMWLQQDWAVATAYDGEEALEMLSDSLEVVLLDRRMPGRSGDDVLREIRDVGCDCRVVMVTAVDPDFDIIEMGFDDYLVKPVSKDELVEVVQSVSRRADYEADVQRYYSLVSKKALLEAEKTEWELEDNEEYRRLRERVDRLRKRVDDTVSGMTSHDDFVGAFQDLRSEN, translated from the coding sequence ATGAGCGACGGACCTGACGTGCTCGTCGTCGACGACGAAACCCAGCTCGCGGATCTGTTCGCGATGTGGCTCCAGCAGGACTGGGCCGTCGCGACGGCCTACGACGGCGAAGAGGCGCTCGAGATGTTGTCCGATTCGCTCGAGGTGGTCCTCCTCGATCGGCGAATGCCCGGGCGTTCGGGGGACGACGTCCTCCGGGAGATCCGGGACGTCGGATGCGACTGTCGGGTCGTCATGGTGACCGCGGTCGATCCCGACTTCGACATCATCGAGATGGGCTTCGACGATTACCTGGTCAAACCGGTCTCGAAGGACGAACTCGTCGAGGTCGTCCAGAGCGTCTCGAGGCGAGCCGACTACGAGGCCGACGTCCAGCGGTACTACTCGCTCGTCTCGAAGAAGGCGCTCCTCGAGGCAGAGAAGACGGAGTGGGAACTCGAGGACAACGAGGAGTACCGGCGACTCCGCGAGCGCGTCGACCGCCTTCGGAAGCGAGTCGACGATACCGTCTCGGGGATGACCAGCCACGACGACTTCGTGGGCGCATTTCAGGATCTCCGGTCCGAGAACTGA